From a single Aggregatilinea lenta genomic region:
- a CDS encoding Gfo/Idh/MocA family protein yields the protein MENRARWGILSTALHAKNLVIPAMHEAPNATPAAVASRDAARARAYADELNIPTSYGSYEDLLADPGIDAVYIPLPNHMHKEWAIRAAQAGKHVLCEKPIALNAAEAEEMARAFEGTGLKLAEAFQWRHHPQAIRAREMLREGAIGPLNFISAEFSITFDDPSNIRARPETGGGSLYDVGCYPVSLTRFMAGEPLAVTAQIRWNALGVDDLVVATLEYPGGVLAQIACGFTLPWRDTYEIVGPLGALEVHRAYNPQADHPGQIFRTGERKQRVETINLEAVNSYMLMIRDFSAAVLDGTPALYGPQDAVNNMRVIDAIFRSAREGVRVELS from the coding sequence ATGGAGAACCGGGCACGTTGGGGCATTTTGAGCACCGCCCTGCACGCGAAGAACCTCGTCATTCCCGCAATGCACGAAGCGCCGAACGCCACACCCGCCGCCGTCGCCAGCCGGGACGCGGCGCGCGCCCGCGCCTATGCCGATGAACTGAACATCCCCACCAGCTACGGCAGCTATGAGGACCTGCTGGCCGACCCTGGCATCGATGCGGTGTACATCCCGCTGCCGAATCACATGCACAAGGAATGGGCCATCCGCGCGGCGCAGGCGGGCAAACATGTGCTGTGCGAAAAACCGATTGCACTCAACGCGGCGGAAGCCGAGGAAATGGCGCGGGCGTTCGAGGGCACAGGGCTGAAGCTGGCCGAGGCGTTCCAGTGGCGGCACCATCCCCAGGCGATCCGGGCGCGCGAGATGCTGCGCGAGGGCGCCATCGGGCCGTTGAACTTCATCAGTGCGGAATTCAGCATCACGTTCGACGATCCCTCCAACATCCGCGCCAGGCCGGAGACGGGCGGCGGATCGCTGTATGATGTGGGCTGCTACCCGGTCTCGCTGACGCGCTTCATGGCCGGGGAGCCGCTGGCGGTGACGGCGCAGATCCGCTGGAACGCGCTGGGCGTGGACGATCTGGTCGTCGCTACGCTGGAATACCCCGGCGGCGTGCTGGCGCAGATCGCGTGCGGCTTCACGCTGCCCTGGCGCGACACGTACGAGATCGTCGGGCCGCTGGGCGCGCTGGAAGTGCACCGCGCCTATAACCCGCAGGCCGACCATCCCGGCCAGATCTTCCGCACCGGGGAGCGCAAGCAGCGCGTGGAGACGATCAACCTGGAGGCGGTGAACTCGTACATGCTGATGATCCGCGACTTCAGCGCGGCGGTGCTGGATGGCACGCCTGCGCTGTACGGTCCGCAGGACGCGGTGAACAACATGCGCGTGATTGACGCGATTTTCCGGTCGGCGCGCGAAGGCGTGCGCGTCGAGCTTTCGTAA
- the uvrC gene encoding excinuclease ABC subunit UvrC: MAEYAPLPHIQDILNNLPTGPGVYQMFDPTGTIIYVGKAKNLRNRVRSYFQPSNLDPKVLRIRHDAADIQFILTGDELKALITEAELIRVHKPRYNILLKDDKHYPYIRVRTGDPFPTVEMTRRIDRHDGHRYFGPFTSAGGVRETLDVLRRAFPYLTCDREITGHDPRACLYYDIKLCGGPCIGAQTQAEYRENINGLIRVLDGHADSVLSDLRQRMDEAAESLDFERAAILRDRLRVVAQISSRQRLVSDVNADQDVIAFAQEGSDACVQMFLIRNGRLVGSEYFVLEGTEDENAQEIVENFLTQFYEEASDIPREVVLPHEVEEARIIEQWLRDKRGGKKVKLTVPQRGNKHELVELATQTATEKLNILRSQWATDTVKQETALREIQEALKLPKPPNRIECFDISTTQGTAIVASRVVFVQGVPRKSEYRRFNINTVMHEGSDDYQSMREALTRRFRRYVDAIENPTATAPGKADREETWRLLPDLLIIDGGKGQLGVAVEVLAAFGLTERVPVTGLAKQFEELYLPERTTPVVLPRRSEGLYLVQRVRDEAHRFAITSHRARRTKAGLASQLEVVPGIGPARRKALLRAFNKDIEAIRQASIEQLVAVPGITREIAENIKAALGG, translated from the coding sequence ATGGCTGAATACGCACCGCTGCCACACATTCAGGACATCCTCAACAACCTGCCGACCGGGCCGGGCGTCTACCAGATGTTCGACCCGACCGGCACGATCATCTACGTGGGCAAGGCCAAGAACCTGCGCAACCGCGTGCGCAGCTACTTCCAGCCGAGCAACCTCGACCCGAAGGTACTGCGCATCCGCCACGACGCCGCCGACATCCAGTTCATCCTGACCGGCGACGAGCTGAAGGCGCTGATCACCGAGGCGGAGCTGATCCGGGTTCACAAGCCGCGCTACAACATCCTGCTCAAGGACGACAAGCACTACCCGTACATTCGCGTGCGGACCGGCGATCCGTTCCCGACCGTCGAGATGACGCGCCGCATCGACCGGCACGACGGTCACCGCTACTTCGGGCCGTTCACGTCGGCGGGCGGGGTGCGGGAAACGCTCGACGTGCTGCGCCGCGCCTTCCCGTACCTGACCTGCGACCGCGAAATCACGGGGCACGATCCGCGTGCGTGCCTCTATTACGACATCAAATTGTGCGGCGGGCCATGCATCGGCGCGCAGACGCAGGCCGAGTACCGCGAGAACATCAACGGGCTGATCCGCGTGCTGGACGGCCACGCCGACAGCGTGCTGAGCGATTTACGGCAGCGTATGGATGAAGCCGCCGAGTCGCTGGACTTCGAGCGGGCGGCGATCTTGCGCGACCGGCTGCGCGTCGTGGCGCAGATCTCGTCGCGACAGCGGCTGGTGTCGGACGTCAACGCCGACCAGGACGTGATCGCGTTCGCGCAGGAGGGCAGCGACGCCTGCGTGCAGATGTTCCTGATCCGCAACGGGCGGCTGGTAGGCAGCGAATATTTCGTGCTGGAAGGCACGGAAGACGAAAACGCGCAGGAGATCGTGGAGAACTTCCTGACGCAGTTTTACGAGGAGGCGAGCGATATCCCGCGCGAGGTGGTGCTGCCGCACGAGGTCGAGGAGGCACGCATCATCGAGCAGTGGCTGCGCGATAAGCGCGGCGGCAAGAAGGTCAAGCTGACCGTGCCTCAGCGCGGCAACAAGCACGAGCTGGTGGAGCTGGCCACGCAGACCGCGACCGAAAAGCTGAACATCCTGCGCTCGCAGTGGGCGACGGATACGGTCAAGCAGGAAACGGCCCTGCGCGAGATCCAGGAGGCACTGAAGCTGCCCAAGCCGCCTAACCGAATCGAGTGCTTCGACATCAGCACGACGCAGGGAACGGCCATCGTCGCCAGCCGCGTGGTGTTCGTGCAGGGTGTGCCGCGCAAGAGCGAATACCGCCGCTTCAACATCAACACCGTGATGCACGAAGGCTCGGACGACTACCAGTCGATGCGCGAGGCCCTCACGCGCCGCTTCCGGCGCTACGTGGATGCCATCGAAAACCCGACCGCGACCGCGCCGGGCAAGGCCGACCGTGAAGAAACGTGGCGCCTGCTGCCAGACCTGTTGATCATCGACGGCGGCAAGGGGCAGTTGGGCGTGGCGGTCGAGGTGCTGGCGGCGTTCGGGCTGACGGAGCGCGTGCCGGTGACGGGTCTCGCCAAGCAGTTCGAGGAGCTGTATTTGCCGGAGCGCACGACTCCGGTGGTGCTGCCGCGCCGCAGCGAGGGGCTGTACCTCGTGCAGCGTGTGCGCGACGAGGCGCACCGCTTCGCCATCACCAGTCACCGTGCACGCCGGACCAAGGCGGGCCTCGCCAGCCAGCTCGAAGTCGTGCCGGGCATCGGTCCCGCGCGGCGCAAGGCCCTGCTGCGCGCGTTCAATAAGGACATCGAAGCGATCCGGCAGGCCAGCATCGAGCAGCTCGTCGCCGTGCCGGGCATCACGCGCGAGATCGCGGAAAATATCAAGGCCGCGCTGGGCGGGTAG
- a CDS encoding peptidoglycan D,D-transpeptidase FtsI family protein, producing the protein MNIEFLSRRLTVLSLVLTGISLILLVRLLSFQFYMDPNIKQSLEDNAESHYSQTVEVQPNRGQIYDRSLNLLAVNSYEYRIGISPNAIYDREEVARTLAPIIDVPEDEIYRKLLPGPDGTFSSWVMLASRVDYTAGQTLLDLDLGGVTIDPLPIRVYPQGVLTGQIVGFYAGSESSNAGQGYWGVEGYYQTVLAGQSKKVTKSNIPVVEEINASSSEVRDGIDLVLTIDRDVQYLAQEILDQAVIDQGATGGTILIMNPRTGEILAIANNDNGRTFDPYDTSAENMALAKNPAVADLFEPGSIFKLVTMSIALEAGTHDESWTYHDPGCFSPAGTLVCNWDSASRGNPTFAQVFIDSLNTGTSTIFMEMGRNKVYPLLDAFGIGQDTGVDIQGEQAGILPEPGDTNWNEAQFVTTSFGQGVSITPLQMLTATNAIANDGMIMQPHIVKARIDGDEVIETQPVVLRRPISADTAHRARDIMVQIVSNPSSVDLLDVPGYTIAGKTGTAQIPVPGGYDPSGSIASFIGFLPADDPVVSILVKLDRPRDYWGSMAAAPVFEELARRLVVLMEIMPDNERQAMVAQGGDPFEREY; encoded by the coding sequence ATGAACATCGAATTCCTCAGCCGCCGCCTCACCGTGTTGAGCCTTGTGCTGACCGGCATCAGCCTGATCCTGCTCGTGCGGCTGCTCTCGTTCCAGTTCTACATGGACCCGAACATCAAGCAGAGCCTGGAAGACAACGCCGAGAGCCACTACAGCCAGACGGTCGAAGTGCAGCCCAATCGCGGCCAAATCTACGACCGCAGCCTGAACCTGCTGGCCGTCAACTCGTACGAATACCGCATCGGCATCAGCCCCAACGCGATTTACGACCGTGAAGAGGTCGCGCGCACGCTGGCCCCGATCATCGACGTACCCGAAGACGAAATCTACCGCAAGCTGCTGCCCGGCCCGGATGGCACGTTCTCCAGTTGGGTCATGCTGGCCTCGCGCGTCGATTACACAGCGGGCCAGACGCTGCTGGACCTCGACCTGGGCGGCGTGACCATCGACCCGCTGCCGATCCGCGTGTATCCGCAGGGCGTGCTCACCGGGCAAATCGTCGGTTTCTACGCCGGGTCGGAATCGAGCAATGCGGGCCAGGGCTACTGGGGCGTGGAAGGCTACTACCAGACGGTGCTGGCCGGGCAGAGCAAGAAGGTCACCAAGAGCAACATCCCGGTCGTGGAAGAGATCAACGCGTCCTCGTCCGAGGTGCGCGATGGCATCGATCTGGTGCTGACCATCGACCGCGACGTGCAGTACCTCGCGCAGGAGATCCTCGACCAGGCCGTCATCGACCAGGGCGCAACGGGCGGCACGATCCTGATCATGAACCCGCGCACGGGCGAGATCCTGGCGATCGCCAACAACGATAATGGCCGGACGTTCGACCCGTACGACACCTCGGCTGAAAACATGGCCCTTGCCAAGAACCCCGCCGTGGCGGACCTGTTCGAGCCGGGATCGATCTTCAAGCTGGTCACCATGTCGATCGCGCTCGAAGCCGGGACGCACGACGAAAGCTGGACCTACCACGACCCCGGCTGCTTCAGCCCGGCGGGTACGCTCGTCTGTAACTGGGACAGCGCGTCGCGCGGGAACCCGACCTTTGCGCAGGTCTTCATCGACTCGCTGAATACAGGCACGTCCACCATCTTCATGGAGATGGGCCGCAACAAGGTTTACCCGCTGCTGGATGCCTTTGGCATCGGCCAGGACACGGGCGTGGATATCCAGGGCGAGCAGGCAGGCATCTTGCCGGAGCCGGGCGACACCAACTGGAACGAGGCGCAGTTCGTCACCACCAGTTTCGGCCAGGGCGTCTCGATCACGCCGCTGCAAATGCTCACCGCGACCAATGCCATCGCCAACGACGGCATGATCATGCAGCCGCATATCGTCAAGGCGCGCATCGACGGCGACGAGGTCATCGAGACACAGCCGGTCGTGCTGCGCCGTCCGATCAGCGCCGACACTGCGCACCGGGCGCGCGATATCATGGTGCAGATCGTGTCCAACCCCAGCAGCGTGGACCTGCTCGACGTGCCCGGCTACACCATCGCGGGCAAGACGGGCACCGCGCAGATTCCGGTTCCTGGTGGCTACGATCCGTCCGGCTCGATCGCGTCGTTCATCGGCTTCCTGCCCGCTGACGACCCGGTCGTGTCGATCCTGGTCAAGCTCGACCGTCCGCGCGATTACTGGGGCAGCATGGCCGCTGCGCCGGTCTTCGAGGAGCTGGCCCGGCGGCTGGTGGTCTTGATGGAAATCATGCCCGACAACGAGCGGCAGGCGATGGTCGCCCAGGGAGGAGATCCCTTCGAGCGCGAATACTGA
- a CDS encoding Gfo/Idh/MocA family protein, whose amino-acid sequence MADKVRWGVLSTAGHARNTVIPAIQAASNAEVVGVASRDKDRARVFADRLGIPNAYGSYEDLLADPSIEAIYIPLPNHMHKPWSIRAAEAGKHVLCEKPIALNAAEAEEMVQVFADAGLKLAEAFQWRHHPQGLQLREMVRGGAIGEMKLIDAGFSFMLTESGNVRWDPAMGGGALYDVGCYPISFTRFIAEAEPLAVTAQIHWHPSGIDDLAVATMEFPGGVLAHINCSFALPLRRYYEVVGTEGSIAANHTYNPKGDIPVELVKLGPDRIAQERIALPPQNSYVLMAEDFGRAVRGEAELRYPPEDAVKNMRVIDAIFQSAREGVRVEL is encoded by the coding sequence ATGGCAGACAAAGTACGGTGGGGCGTGCTCAGCACGGCAGGCCACGCCAGGAATACGGTGATTCCCGCGATTCAGGCGGCCAGTAACGCGGAAGTGGTTGGCGTGGCGAGCCGCGACAAGGACCGGGCGCGTGTGTTCGCGGACCGGCTCGGCATTCCCAACGCGTACGGCAGCTACGAGGATCTGCTGGCCGATCCGAGCATCGAGGCGATCTACATCCCGCTGCCGAACCACATGCACAAGCCCTGGTCGATCCGCGCGGCGGAAGCGGGCAAGCACGTCCTGTGCGAAAAGCCGATCGCGCTGAACGCAGCGGAAGCGGAAGAAATGGTGCAGGTGTTCGCGGACGCGGGCCTCAAGCTGGCCGAGGCGTTTCAGTGGCGGCACCATCCGCAAGGGCTGCAACTGCGCGAGATGGTGCGCGGCGGCGCGATCGGTGAGATGAAGCTGATCGACGCCGGGTTCAGCTTCATGCTGACCGAGTCGGGTAACGTGCGGTGGGACCCGGCGATGGGCGGCGGCGCGCTGTACGACGTCGGCTGCTACCCCATCTCGTTCACGCGCTTCATCGCCGAGGCGGAGCCGCTGGCCGTCACGGCGCAGATTCACTGGCATCCATCCGGCATCGACGATCTGGCGGTCGCCACGATGGAGTTCCCTGGCGGCGTGCTGGCGCACATCAACTGCTCGTTCGCGCTGCCACTGCGCCGCTACTACGAGGTGGTGGGCACGGAAGGCTCGATTGCGGCCAACCACACCTATAACCCCAAGGGCGATATCCCGGTGGAACTGGTGAAGCTCGGCCCGGATCGCATCGCGCAGGAGCGCATCGCACTGCCGCCGCAGAACTCGTACGTGCTGATGGCCGAGGACTTTGGCCGGGCGGTGCGTGGCGAGGCCGAGCTGCGCTACCCGCCGGAGGACGCGGTGAAGAATATGCGCGTGATTGACGCGATCTTCCAGTCTGCGCGCGAGGGTGTGCGCGTCGAGCTGTAG
- a CDS encoding cell division protein FtsL, which produces MSRQNRPPSWLEHTLQNRPGRNQTQFVTTITLIVIIGVMIGALYLIQTTTTTTTARVLSQMGDQRDRLERENERLRVEIADLESLPLRMTRAAEMGFREANPDDIQYIVVEGYRYNRPVVTATPTPTPTPVAPEYADTFEGWLQKQWDALKAQFDQWRSGD; this is translated from the coding sequence ATGAGCCGTCAAAATCGCCCGCCGTCCTGGCTGGAGCACACGTTGCAAAACCGGCCCGGACGCAACCAGACGCAGTTCGTCACCACCATCACGCTGATCGTCATCATCGGAGTCATGATCGGTGCGCTGTACCTGATCCAAACCACCACCACGACCACGACCGCGCGCGTGCTCAGCCAGATGGGCGACCAGCGCGACCGGCTGGAACGGGAGAACGAACGGCTGCGCGTGGAAATCGCGGATCTCGAAAGTTTGCCGCTGCGCATGACGCGCGCCGCCGAAATGGGGTTCCGCGAAGCGAACCCGGACGACATTCAGTACATTGTCGTGGAGGGCTACCGCTACAATCGCCCAGTGGTGACGGCGACGCCGACCCCTACCCCCACGCCCGTTGCGCCGGAATATGCGGATACGTTCGAAGGATGGCTGCAAAAGCAGTGGGACGCACTTAAAGCTCAGTTCGACCAATGGCGCAGCGGTGACTAG
- a CDS encoding response regulator: MTLQNTSDAISSPQEAYILVVEDNVPNFVMIARLLAQMGVNHCEWKTSGWQVVQFAPTLPQVDLIIMDIDLPYEDGYQALRKIRSHPRLHETRVIALTATANQDEVNRAQAAGFDGFLSKPLDAERFPSQIRRILANESVWEWR, from the coding sequence ATGACCCTGCAAAACACGTCCGACGCGATCTCCAGCCCCCAAGAGGCGTATATCCTGGTTGTCGAAGACAACGTGCCGAACTTCGTGATGATTGCGCGCCTGTTGGCGCAGATGGGCGTCAACCACTGCGAATGGAAAACGAGCGGCTGGCAGGTGGTCCAGTTCGCCCCGACGCTGCCCCAGGTTGATCTCATTATTATGGACATCGATCTGCCTTACGAAGATGGTTATCAGGCCCTGCGCAAAATTCGCAGCCATCCCCGCCTCCATGAAACCCGCGTCATCGCCCTGACGGCCACCGCCAACCAGGACGAAGTGAACCGCGCCCAGGCCGCCGGGTTCGACGGCTTTTTGAGCAAGCCGCTCGACGCGGAGCGCTTCCCCAGCCAGATCCGGCGCATCCTGGCCAACGAAAGCGTCTGGGAGTGGCGCTGA
- the mraY gene encoding phospho-N-acetylmuramoyl-pentapeptide-transferase gives MTSDLPFALTLGAITFLLTAIWGGPFVEILRRLRVGKQIRESLPQAHFAKVGTPTMGGILIIVPVLLITLVLNVARLLQTDLTGSSILMPLAVLVGFGLLGAIDDLEGIRGVRERGEGIRARTKFSAQAVMALAAALVMALVAGGFQNSNGVYLPLSARFVELPVWIWVPIAAFIIVGTSNAVNFTDGLDGLSGVITSSTFVAYGVIANLQGQSFLVQFCFIVVGACFGFLWYNAHPAQLFMGDVGSLALGAALGTVALMTGQWLLLPLIALIPASEVISVVLQIGYFRLTHGGRLFRIAPIHHHFEEVGWSETQVVQRFWLVGILSAMVGVALALIS, from the coding sequence ATGACTTCCGATTTACCGTTTGCCCTGACGCTGGGCGCGATCACGTTCCTGCTGACCGCCATCTGGGGCGGTCCCTTCGTCGAGATCCTGCGGCGGCTGCGCGTCGGCAAACAGATCCGCGAGTCCCTCCCGCAGGCGCACTTTGCCAAAGTCGGCACGCCGACCATGGGCGGCATCCTGATCATCGTGCCGGTCTTGCTGATCACACTGGTCCTCAACGTGGCGCGTCTGCTGCAAACCGACCTGACCGGTTCCAGTATCCTGATGCCGCTGGCGGTGCTGGTCGGCTTCGGACTGTTGGGTGCGATTGACGACCTGGAAGGCATCCGCGGCGTGCGCGAGCGCGGCGAAGGCATCCGCGCCCGGACCAAGTTCTCGGCGCAGGCGGTCATGGCGCTGGCGGCGGCGCTGGTTATGGCGCTGGTAGCGGGCGGCTTCCAGAACAGCAACGGGGTCTATCTGCCGCTCTCGGCGCGCTTCGTCGAGCTGCCGGTCTGGATCTGGGTGCCCATCGCGGCGTTCATCATCGTCGGCACGAGCAACGCGGTGAACTTCACCGATGGCCTGGACGGGCTGTCCGGCGTGATCACATCCAGCACGTTCGTCGCCTATGGCGTGATCGCGAACCTTCAGGGGCAAAGTTTCCTCGTCCAGTTTTGCTTCATCGTGGTCGGCGCGTGCTTCGGCTTCCTGTGGTACAACGCGCACCCGGCGCAGTTGTTCATGGGCGATGTCGGCTCGCTGGCGCTGGGCGCGGCGTTGGGCACGGTCGCGCTGATGACCGGGCAGTGGCTGCTGCTGCCGCTGATCGCGCTCATCCCGGCCTCCGAGGTGATCAGCGTCGTGCTGCAGATCGGTTACTTCCGCCTGACGCACGGCGGACGGCTGTTCCGCATCGCCCCGATCCATCACCACTTCGAGGAAGTCGGCTGGAGCGAGACGCAGGTCGTGCAGCGCTTCTGGCTGGTGGGCATCCTGTCCGCGATGGTGGGCGTGGCCCTGGCATTGATCAGCTAG
- the rsmH gene encoding 16S rRNA (cytosine(1402)-N(4))-methyltransferase RsmH, with product MKRTDAPHVPVLLDAVLDGLRVEALPGGLFVDGTLGAGGHAEAILTAAPDARLLGFDRDPVALALAAQRLAPFGARAATRHASYTEMGALVPAWSGGEGVDGILLDLGISSMQIDDPARGFAFMQEGPLDMRFDPASGGTSAADIVNTWDPDEIADILFQYGEERNSRRIARAIVAARPLTTTRGLAEVVASAQHGPRQKIHPATRTFQALRIAVNDELGAVERVLPVAIDLLKPGARLAVIGFHSLEDRIVKQTFKLEATDCICPPHQPVCTCDHRARVRLVTRKPIEASDAEIAQNPRSRSARLRIVERLTAPDFPSSE from the coding sequence GTGAAGCGCACTGATGCGCCCCATGTTCCCGTGCTGCTGGATGCGGTGCTCGACGGCCTGCGCGTCGAGGCGCTGCCCGGCGGGCTGTTCGTGGACGGGACGCTCGGCGCGGGCGGCCACGCGGAGGCAATCCTGACCGCTGCTCCGGACGCCCGCCTGCTCGGCTTCGACCGCGACCCGGTCGCGTTGGCGCTGGCGGCGCAACGCCTCGCGCCGTTCGGGGCGCGCGCCGCGACCCGCCACGCCAGCTATACGGAAATGGGTGCGCTGGTCCCCGCGTGGAGCGGCGGCGAGGGCGTGGACGGCATCCTGCTCGACCTGGGCATCTCGTCGATGCAGATCGACGACCCGGCGCGCGGCTTCGCCTTCATGCAGGAAGGCCCGCTCGACATGCGCTTCGATCCGGCGTCGGGCGGCACGAGCGCCGCCGACATCGTGAACACCTGGGATCCCGACGAGATCGCGGACATCCTGTTCCAGTACGGCGAGGAACGCAACAGCCGCCGCATCGCGCGGGCGATCGTGGCCGCGCGTCCGCTGACCACCACGCGCGGTCTGGCCGAGGTCGTCGCCAGCGCGCAGCACGGCCCGCGCCAGAAGATCCACCCGGCGACGCGCACCTTCCAGGCGCTGCGCATCGCGGTCAACGACGAGCTGGGCGCGGTCGAGCGCGTGCTGCCGGTCGCCATCGACCTGCTGAAGCCGGGCGCACGGTTGGCCGTGATCGGCTTTCACAGCCTGGAGGATCGCATCGTCAAGCAGACGTTCAAGCTGGAAGCGACGGACTGTATCTGCCCGCCGCACCAACCGGTATGCACCTGCGACCACCGCGCGCGCGTCCGGCTGGTCACGCGCAAGCCAATCGAGGCCAGCGATGCCGAGATCGCGCAGAACCCGCGCAGCCGCAGCGCCCGCCTGCGGATCGTCGAGCGCCTCACTGCACCGGATTTCCCATCTTCGGAATAG
- a CDS encoding eIF2A-related protein encodes MFRIWFVRWGVASLALAVLALPLAVLAQAPLPNMYQSVDGSLTFNYPEEWVVHESPNEGITVASSETAIESAQNQDMPEGEFALLFAPPTQSTELLQFLPADPNADLEDLLGEIVGLIESGEAPAFTTPTLFTVGNYLAARTDTHLNNADYALLIVQVDEKTYLLVIAVAAPNEMTQHNGELAGILGSIRYTTPWLAAFTGHQEYVNSVAWSPDGTMLASGSDDMSVRLWDVASGEEVRVLRGHEDYVNAVAFSPDGNTVASASYDGVVKLWSAATGQEIKQMEADEADVTDLAFSPDGKLLAASGLGVLLWDVASGDLLTTLESADLAAPYGLAFNPLGTVLAAGDNAGEIKLWDVATGTLLRVLQGHTDYVRSVAWSPDGTRLASGSDDTTLRVWDVTSGMQTLLLQGHTDYVRSVAWSPDGARLGSGSDDTTVRIWDAVNGTAQAVFYGHGDYVNSVVFSPDSQRIASASDDKLVLLWDATRTTDIPEFVPLIDDSVVTIPTEEAPPTGAALFTDYGCDGCHTVESEEIVVGPSLAHVGSEAAARDPNLNAEDYLRQSITDPSATVVEGYEDGIMPPYDFLAEEELQALVDYLLTLH; translated from the coding sequence ATGTTTCGCATCTGGTTCGTGCGGTGGGGCGTGGCGAGCCTGGCGCTTGCCGTCTTGGCGCTCCCACTCGCCGTTTTGGCCCAGGCTCCACTGCCCAACATGTACCAGTCGGTGGATGGGTCGCTCACCTTTAACTATCCCGAGGAATGGGTCGTCCACGAATCGCCTAACGAAGGCATCACCGTCGCCAGCAGCGAAACCGCTATCGAAAGCGCGCAGAATCAGGACATGCCCGAAGGCGAGTTCGCGCTGTTGTTCGCCCCGCCCACCCAGAGCACCGAGCTGTTACAGTTCCTGCCTGCCGATCCCAACGCCGACCTGGAAGATCTGCTTGGCGAGATCGTGGGCCTGATCGAAAGCGGCGAAGCGCCCGCGTTCACCACGCCCACCCTGTTCACGGTCGGCAACTATCTCGCGGCGCGCACCGATACGCACCTCAACAACGCCGATTACGCGCTGTTGATCGTGCAGGTGGACGAAAAGACGTACCTGCTGGTGATCGCCGTCGCCGCACCGAACGAGATGACTCAGCACAATGGCGAACTGGCGGGCATCCTCGGCTCGATCCGCTACACGACGCCGTGGCTGGCGGCCTTCACCGGGCACCAGGAATACGTCAACAGCGTGGCGTGGAGTCCTGACGGGACCATGCTCGCGTCTGGCAGCGACGACATGAGCGTGCGCCTGTGGGACGTGGCCTCCGGCGAGGAAGTCCGTGTGCTGCGCGGCCACGAGGACTACGTGAACGCGGTGGCGTTCAGCCCCGACGGGAATACCGTCGCCTCGGCCAGCTACGACGGCGTGGTCAAGCTGTGGAGCGCCGCGACCGGGCAGGAGATCAAGCAGATGGAGGCGGACGAGGCCGACGTCACCGATCTGGCCTTCAGTCCCGATGGCAAGCTGCTGGCCGCCAGTGGACTGGGCGTGCTGCTGTGGGACGTTGCCAGCGGCGACCTGCTGACCACATTGGAAAGCGCGGATCTCGCCGCGCCGTACGGGTTGGCGTTCAACCCATTGGGCACCGTTCTGGCGGCGGGCGACAACGCGGGCGAGATCAAGCTGTGGGACGTGGCGACTGGCACGCTGCTGCGCGTGCTCCAGGGCCACACGGACTACGTGCGCAGCGTCGCGTGGAGTCCTGACGGGACCCGTCTCGCTTCCGGCAGTGACGACACCACTCTACGCGTGTGGGACGTGACCAGCGGCATGCAGACGCTGCTGCTTCAGGGCCACACGGACTACGTGCGCAGTGTGGCGTGGAGTCCTGACGGCGCGCGCCTCGGTTCCGGCAGCGACGACACGACCGTGCGCATCTGGGACGCGGTCAATGGCACGGCGCAGGCGGTGTTTTACGGCCACGGCGATTACGTCAACAGCGTGGTCTTCAGCCCGGACAGCCAGCGCATCGCCTCGGCCAGCGACGACAAGCTCGTGCTGCTGTGGGATGCCACGCGCACGACCGACATTCCCGAATTTGTGCCGCTCATCGACGACAGTGTTGTGACGATCCCCACCGAGGAGGCGCCCCCCACCGGAGCGGCGCTGTTTACCGACTATGGCTGCGACGGCTGCCACACCGTCGAGTCAGAGGAAATCGTCGTCGGGCCGTCGCTGGCGCACGTTGGCAGCGAGGCGGCGGCGCGCGATCCGAACCTGAACGCGGAAGACTATTTGCGCCAATCCATCACCGATCCGTCGGCGACTGTGGTCGAGGGCTACGAGGACGGCATCATGCCGCCCTACGATTTCCTCGCCGAAGAGGAATTACAGGCCCTGGTCGATTACCTGCTGACGCTGCACTAA